Below is a genomic region from Medicago truncatula cultivar Jemalong A17 chromosome 3, MtrunA17r5.0-ANR, whole genome shotgun sequence.
acaacaaaaaaacatgacaCATTTTACTACGACGACGAGGCTTATGGTCTTATTTCAAAGTGTTAAATAATATTGGGATCTTCTATTGTGACTAGTATGCTATCTTGACCATAAGCAGTAAAAGGAAcgaattattcaattaaaaGGACGAAGAAAGAAAAGCACACTGACAACAGAATAGGCTATATATGCACCGGTCCGGAACAATTTATTCAGCTTTAAAAAGATGCCAAACGTGTGGGGTAGTTACTGCATAGCATATAAATGAAAGTTGCTGTGTTAGGTCTCCTCAAAATTGCTAGCCCTGTTGAAAATAGCTCGTCAGGAGTTACTATCCCATCAAATTTTACACATAAAAATAATCGATCGAAAGTTACGATCTAATTGGAAGCGAATTTGAGGCATTTATAGagcaattatgattatgatatcaTATATAGATCATTGCATGCAAAATAGTGGCCCATTGCAAACCCAAcaaattttgtatatatagGATATATAGGATAGGATTAGAgaatttcttttcttaatcaacgGTTTTAAAAAACCGTTTCCCTTTAATTTATCTATTCAAATGGGAAAAATACAACTTTTCTCGAATTTACCATATGTTAGACAAAACTATGTTTTTCCGCACATAGATTGGGGTAAGTCTGGAGGGGTTTGATTTTAAAAGggggtcttgttaacaagtgctcCGGGTACTATTTAAGAATTCTAcaagaagaaattatttatttcataaaaaaattaaatatttaaattttgaatattaaaCGATACAATATTGTGACAATACCCATAATTTCAATCTTTTAGTCCATGCATTATGATTCTACTCGAGTACTCCACCACAATTTATACGAGTGAAACCGAACCAaatatttaatgtttgatttttaagaaatgaaTGGAGGGCAAAAGCAGCTCTCATAAGATTAATCATTttgagccaaaaaaaaaaataataagattaatCATTTAGCCTATGCATTTTGATTCTACACGAGTCACTTCACCACTATGGGTTATACGAGTCGAACTGTAAGTTTGACTTTAGTTTGTGAAAGAAAAATAGTGACTTGGACTTGATTAATTTACTTTTCAATGGACTTAACTAAAAACTTAAGTTTGACTTGCAAAAAGATTAATGAGTTTGATTGGTTAAAcgcatttatatttttatattttttttgtttgtggtCGGAATTCGAACCCCATATCTTTatatcttcatatttttatttttcatcgtGTAGAccacaatgaaaaaaaaaatcaaaagcaaCTTTAACACTTTCAAGATTAAATTAAGCtttagagaatttttttataggagcCTCTAAGTAGGGATGAAAGTAGGCTAGATCGTCTGATAAGGGTCTCATGACCCAGCCTATCCAAGGCCTAGCTCGACTTTCTTAGTAACAAGGCCAAATTTAGGCttttaaaaagtatatttaCCTTAAGTGAAATGTTAAGCTTTAAATGTcatctttttaacttgtgcatttatccattaattctttttttgctTCTTAACTTGTACTTAAATAGAATGAGCTTGAGCCTTTTAGAGTATGGATTCATATATGAATTCTTGGAAGAtttgttttggattatataatccaaaacaaaccaacacaaaataaataaattaaagaaaaatgattgaAGAGGTGTGACCTAGACTTTGTTTGATGGTTGAAAAGGGTTGAAATATGATGCTAGACTTTTACTTGATGGTTGAAAAGGgttaaaatatgatgaaatagactaacttcacttcaaaaatggCATAGTGCGTGGTGGTTCAGATTTAGAATCTTTTggaagaagttaggttaaaatTATGTAATTGTTGAAATGAGGAGAGTTCTAATCTTACTTATATTtagatatattttaaattatatagttcggaatgtgtttttttcttgttcGGATTATACAATCCAAATGAGAGTAAAATGGAAAATTTGGAGGGACGCGAGAAATACGGGAGGTGGTAAAAGAAatactttttttgttataataacTTGGGCCAAAATGATCCATCTGTAGTTCATAGTACtgtttagtttaaaaaaaaaaatgccacctTTTTATGTTTACGGAGCACGCCCCAAGGAGGGGTGTGTGGAGAAGTAGAAGATTGAGTGAAAGGCATGCAAAACTTTTTAAGAGGATAAAAGAGTAATAAAGTTCACACTACTAACAATGAGTTGGTCAAAAAAGTAAGAGATTTTAACTCCTTAAGGATGTGATCAAGTTCAATCCATGTCTCTTGCATGGAGAAAATTCAGTTGAAATGAGAGAACTCGTCTTGTAGGTCTCAAACATTGACCAACGAAAATTAGTCATCGTTATACGATGAAGGAAATTTAATATCTataacatggtaaaaaaaaaatatggtgtaCCCTTTTTTGTCCTATTAAGAAAAAGTTTCTCacagaaaaaaataaatctcacTAGTCACAacccataaataaatattaattaatggcAAGCCAGCCACTATGCCAGTTCCATGAAATCTAAACTGGCTCTGTTTTAACATCTAGACCTTAAATGAAATTTAGATTTGGATtgactgtgttttttttttaaaaaaaataattgtccCATGCAACCTATAATCTCAACTTGACAATGCAGTTTGGGTATTGGTTGGGAGACTAGGCAGAGAGAGGTTTCCTTCCATTCCTATCATGGAATGATCAGATTTTGGGCTACATTCAGAGTTGTGAGCGATGGGTCTTATTTTTTAGGGGCCACAAGTTGTGTGTGTATATCTAATAATCTAAGGGTATttacatcttttatttttatggtaacaacattttggatttttttgttttaagactCCTAGAATTTCGATTTCCAATCTTATTTTTTGTAacgctatttttttttaagggtaatagtcattttgatctCTGAATGTGTAAGGAGTAGTCACAATAGTctttcaatgtatcaaaattccAAAACTATCCTTGATTTTGCgctttgttagtcaaaataatcaTTGACGCTAAAATAATCTCTCAATACTCACAATAACTCTTTTCATATAGGGACTGAAATAACAATAGGTAAATACATGTAAGGACTGATACAATAATAAGTATGTATATTAAAGGACTAATAAGACACTATTAACAAAGTATTTTAATGTCGGAGACTATTTTGACTAGCAAAGTATATaatcagagactattttgaaaattcaatacACTGAGGGACTATTGTAGCTAGTTGTGGCacattaagggaccaaaatgactattactttttttaattattaattattaatttttccatttggcacttaaaaaattaatgataagaggagaaataTCGACAAAATTGATAATTGAAACTCGCAAATCATATTGaagaattaataaaatatgtactTATGACCGAAAAAACATCAACTTGTTTAGTTAAAAGGGCCACAATTCTCTCCACAAACACAATATCGGGGGACATTTTGAATGGAATCAAAGTGAAATGTCTTGAACAAAGAAATTGATCTCAAGTTGTTAACGAGTTCTACTAATGACGAATTGTTTAAGAGAATTAGATGTTAATTTATCTTGATCTGACTTTACTTATCTTCCGACCGAACTCTAAATTATCAGAGCTCGTTTTCCTTGAGAACGGGAGATTAACACACGcacacaaaaaaatgaaatgttttaaCAAATTAGGTTGATCTGTTTGGTAAAAGTTCAATTCAAATCACACAAAAGCTTAGGTtctgatttgtttatttttattacaaaggACTAATGGTCGAATTTTGTAATCACTGTGATGACTTTAGTGATAAGTAATATGTAAATTAATAAAcgttcttttagtttttgagactTTCTCTAACTCTAGTGAATTTCGTAGTTCAACTCGCCTAAACTATCTTCTATAAAAATGATAACGTTAAATTCATTcgtgattttctgtttttattttttgggaagTGGAAGATTTTTCTTAAAGAATGACACTAATCGTCATTTTAAAACGATTCTCAAAGGAAATTTGAACTCGTTGCAATGCAAAGTTCTTGTCATTTAGTTAACACCTTAAGTGTATCTTACATGCAAATAAAATGACGATGCCATCATACAAAattggcttaattactcttttgatcccttaacttattttttggtttcgttttggtcccttaactattaaaagtttcgttttggtcccttaacttactttttggtttcgttttggtcacttaactttttttttgatttcgttttggtccttaactctaatacattcatcctaacataaaggaccaaagtggttgacggaggaagagttaagggaccaaaatgaaacaaaaaaataagttaagggaccaaaacgaaacttttaatagttaatggaccaaaacgaaaccaaaaagtaagttaagggaccaaaacgaaacttttaatagttaagggaccaaaacgaaaccaaaaaataagttaagggaccaaaagagtaattaaacctacaaaattattatatatttttttattataaatagacgaaatgacagagtcattataaactcacagaCATATAAGTGGAGGAGTAGTCATGACGTATGATTTAACAATATCAGTATTTTACTAGTTGAATCAGAAATTATGGACTATTGTataattttgttgaagttttttttttctttctttttatgaaaattttgttgaagttttgcAACCttaataaacataaatcatatcataataaatgttttttttggtgtgaggccaagattttaaaaaactcaCCGTAAATTCAAGCATTCATCATGCATAGATATTGAGAAATAATGAGATTTAAAAAAACTCATTGTAACTTGATGCATGTATGTATTTGGACTAAAACCTAGCTTCCTGCATCTCATATTAAAATTGTTCTAACAATACACAATAcccataaaatataaataattgtttttgttttattctctTACTTATGACTTTTATTTCATCAATTCTTTTCATCAACATGATATcagtattttttaataaaaaaatgttataatattaattaattaaatttctttcctttttatttcatataattttagTATTAAATTTCAGTTTATGTTTGActtagattttaattttaattctttGTATAGAAAGAAAAGTTTGAATTAGATGAAATAGAAATAGTTCTGTAATTTGTTCATTACAGGTTACCGGAGTTTCAACCTCGATCCGAACCGAATCCATACCCATAAACACTAACACCGTCTTCTCTCTCAGACGAAGAAGGAAGTAACGAAGAAGCATAGTATAGCATAGATCTAATTCAGATTCATTGCAATTTTCAATAATTCACATTTCAATCCCTAGATTTCTAGGGTTTCCGATCTCTTCATGTACCTAAATTAATGGCGTCATTCCGACGGACGTTATCTCCGGCGTATCACGACCGTCACTATATAAACGGCGATGGTACCGCCTTTTCACCGTCGTCTCCATCTCACAAACTTCCATCTTCAAACACAAACTACTCTGCAATAGCGTCGTCGTTTCAGAGATTAATCGGTGGCGTTTTCATGCGACGCTACAATCGAAAGGGACAATGGCGAAAAGTTGCTTTCAGGTGCGTTCTTTGTTTCTTCGTTGGGTTTTTATTAGGTATGTTCCCTTTCGGTAATCTCATTCATGAAATTCCTCAACAACAACGTGAAAACAACGACAATATCATTGCTTTTGATATCAATAAAACTCCACAATCTGATGCCAAATCAATTCTCAATAATCGCGTTTTGAAAAAGCACGTTAGCGTCGGTGGTGGTGACGCCGACGACGAGGATGAGGATAAGAAGGGTAAGGGTTTTATGATTGAACAAGTAAGTTTGAGCTCAAATATGAACGCTGAGAAGGATAATGAAAATCTGAAAGAGAGGGAATTGGGTGAATCTGAGAAAATTGATATTGTGGCGAGGAAGCAATTGATTATTGTGACACCGACTTATAACCGCTCCTTTCAGTCGTATTTTTTGAATAGGTTAGGACAGGTTTTGAGGTTGGTGCCGCCGCCGCTTTTATGGGTGGTGGTGGAAATGAATTCTGCTTCTATGGAAACTGCTGAATTGTTGAGGAAAACGGGTGTGATGTATAGGCATTTGGTGTGTACTAAGAATTCAACGGATGTGAAGGATAGAGGAGTTCATCAGAGAAATAAAGCGTTGGAGCATATTGAACATCATAAACTTGATGGGATTGTTTACTTTGCTGATGATGATAATGTGTATTCTCTTGACTTGTTTCAGACAATCAGAGATATCAGGTACATATTTTGTTACTTCCTTTTGTGTTATACCTACTTTATCAGTATTATTAttctgtttttcctttgaatttATACTTAGTTTGAGTTTTTCCTGATGATGATAAAGTGATGGGTTTGCATCTCTGATTAATCTTAAAGTTATATTGCTTGTTTTGGAGGTATGGTTGTTGTAATTGTAGTATGAATTTGTTTGCCTTTTGTTCGTTGGCTTTTGGTAATCTCGAGTTATCAATGTCTCAACTCAATGCAGTTGTAGTTGGTACCGTTGGCTTTTAGGGTTTACTTGATGTGTAGCATATAAGTTTGTGGGATTGTGATTTGGGAGTTTGGGTTTTTTCCCTCCCttgatgattgtttttttttaaatatctttgGATTCTACCATTTCTTTGTATGAATTTTATAACGGGCGGGCACCGATACACTTGTAGTCTAATGGTTGGCTAGAAATCTATCTGCATTATCCAATGAGTCTGGCGGTTACAGTTATCGAGGCATTGGTGGACCAGTTAAACACTTGTGCACCGTAAATGTCACCTTCATAACTTGCTACCGACAAGTTGGTTGTTCTTGAGAGGAGTTAATGTGGCCGAAATTTGCGGTTCTTTTGGGGATCAATTTGGGGTTTTTACATACACAAGGAATAACGTATTTTCTGTCAAATACTCCTAATttgtattgttttgattttaatgatTACATGACTAAATTTGCGCCTTGTTTTTGGGTATTCACAAGCTTGTCTGGGTAATGAAGTAGCTGCATTTGTCCTTTGTTACATTAgcatgttttattgctatttCCTTTATAAATCTTGTTTTCACCTTTTCCTTCATAAATTCTCGAAAACAGGAAATAAAGTGAAAATACGGTAACATGTTAATGTTTGTATTATTAGTAATTAGTAATGACGTATTGACCGAAAATGAAAGGGAAAAAAGTACACGTCTTTCCCTTTTTAATTAAGTGTAGGAGGAAGGTAGGTTGACCCACTCCCATGGTCGAGACAGGCCACATGCTTCAATGAAGGTTCATAATGGAACTACTAGAATCAGATCACTGTTTAATTTTACCTACTGAGCCAACCATCTTTGGCAATTGTGTTTTTCCTTTGATTGTTATGTATTgatttcattttcctttttttatgaaatggaatccaaatttgaatttttcaaatatatatttcatgattAAATAAATTCAAGTGTTTGGAGCTGTAAATGTCTAGTTTTCTGAGTTGTATCTATTGGGTTTTCATATTCGAAACATATaaatatgatgttttcatgtcgACAACTCTTTTTTCCCATCCTCTGTGTACATCATTTAACTTTTACATGCTCAATACTGCCCTTATGAATTGTGTCATCCAACTTGTTCATTCAGTTCCTAATCCTATGTTCTAATGTTGAACTGGTTTTATAGTCGTTTTGGCACTTGGCCTGTCGCCATGCTTGCACCAAGCAAGAACAAGGCTATTTTGGAGGGTCCGGTATGCAATGGAAGCCAAGTGCTTGGGTGGCATACAAATGAGAAAAGTAAAAGACTTCGAAGATTTCATGTTGATATGTCTGGGTTTGCATTCAACAGCACAATCCTGTGGGATCCAAAGCGGTGGCGGCGCCCTACTTCAAATCCTATACGGCAATTAGACTCGGTGAAAGAGGGTTTTCAGGTATTCCTCCTATCATTACTTTTATTTACACCACCCCCATATCACCTGCAATTCGTATTATCTGATAATACCTTTAACTTTGACAGGAGACCACCTTTATTGAACAATTGGTGGAAGATGAGAGTCAAATGGAAGGTTCGCCACCTGGTTGCAAGAAAATAATGAATTGGCATCTTCATTTGAATGTTCATAATATAGTTTATCCAAAGGGTTGGATGCTTGAGAAAAACCTAGATGCTGTCATCCACATCAAGTAATCTTCCACCAATTCTATAGAGTGTGTGATAGGTATGGTCAGATTTGTAATGTGCCATAAAGAATTTTATTTGTAATTCTTAAGCAAATGCAAAAGCCGCTAACTTCTAAATCTCAGTTTTGTTAGTGGTGCTATAGAAAATATAATGTCGATAACTTGAAAAGTTTGTCTCATTCTAGGCTGTTGTAATTGTAAGAGTATCTCGTCATCCTTAGCCCCTCCCccaaaaaagagagaaaaatccCCCATTCTTTGGGTCCCAGCAACAACCTGAAATTCATGTAGTTCAAGAAATTTTTATGGGTTTGTTATACTTTTTAACTGGAGACCAATTTAACTTGTCTTTTGATCATGACAGTTTTCTCATATTGGGTAGCGCATCAGTTAGCCACCATTGGCACTAATGCTATGTTGCCCAACAAGACAGAAACAGGTTACTGATATTGTCTCCCAAATTTTCTTGCACAAAGTTATTTGCAGGGGTAGTTTTTTGCTGTTGTAAAGTATGCTATTGAGGAAGATTTTGCAAAGGCTAttcaacaaattattattacttgATGCTatataaaaaagtcaaaaacaaaattcaaaacaaagtaAGCCCCGAAAGATAAGAAGGAAATTCATCAACTGGTAGATGACAACGACATCATATAAAGTCACCGTCTTCAACCTAACATGGTTTCTCTGCTTCTTTCTATAATGGTTACACACTTTGGTTATAATGGTTGCTCACTTTGGTTGGTTGCTCCTCTCAgttaattatgttgtttgttGCATCGTGAGTTTGATTTGAGGGAAgatgttaaataataatttactagATATATGCTATTTGACCCTTTATGTTTCTAAGTCAGTAGAGTTGATTAGATATTACTATATATTATCTTGTAACCCTTATTTTTAGATGTTATATCATTGGTATTTTTATGAAACCCTAGCTGTCTTTGTTGTGTCATTCACTCCTCTCTTTGGATGTCAATATTATTAAACCACACCAACAACTGCTAATAACTAATGCTATATTGCTCATTGTTAACACAGTTTCACAGCCAACTACATCAACTCTAACATAGTTATACAGCCTACATCAATAGTTACACAACCAATACAAtaatgactattacttttcctatCCTATGGCCTTCTCGCGTGCCCTATATAAATTACCAACATGCccttcggattatataatccggaacaTCTATACGtattttagaatataaaattcGGACAATTGCGAAGTATAAAAGGAACTTCACCCCCCATTTTTACAGTTTTACAGTTTCACTTTcaacattctctctctctctctctctctctctctctctctctctctctctctctctctctctctacattaTCTCAAGTTCCGAACACCACAAATCTTGTTCAAATTTAGAGTTTTGTTGATCAAAAGCACTGCATTTCAACCCACATCATGGCAGGTAAGTTCGATTTCTGTACATATGCATGTTTAATTTCgtcgatttttttttggatttctgGTCGGATGCAATCCGGATTTTGTTTTCCGGACTTGATTGTTTTTGTCCGGAAGTTGAAATCCAGACAAACCCATAATGTTTTTTTGCTtctgttttgtgttgtttgattGTGATGTTTGATTACCCTAATTTGAATGTTACAGAAGGTTCAACATCTAATACTCGGCGCGTAAGGGATGCAGGGCATGCTTCCCATAGGAGAGAGCGTCTCCGACGGCTGCAGGAGGAAGGTGGTGTTCCTCCGAGGCGTCGGCGTGGTAGAGGACGTCGTGCTAATGTCGAGCATCAGCTGGAGCAGCAAGAGAATATGGACATGGACCAGGAGCAGCCTGATGTGGAATTGCAACATATGGAGGAGCATGAGCTTGAGGAGGAGCTGCAGGGTATGGACGAGGAAATGGAAGATGCCGAGCCACGGCGAAGGCGAAAGAAGAAGATGGTGGACCCTGAGCCACTAGATGACTATCCCGGTGGCCCACACGAGACTGGCCTGCTGTGGAGGTACCATGTGCACGTGGCCAGGAAGGCGGCTGATGGCGTGATATTTATTAATGTTAAACTCACTTTATATCTGAAACTGCGTGTTTATGTACTATTAAATCTGCCtgtttatttattgttaaatatgattgttaAGCCGTAAGTTTAAACtcactttattaattttaatttgcaGTGGCgtggaaaattaaaatgcatcaGCAACGGAAAGAAGATAGAAGCGATGCATGATGATGACACCAGACCTATCATGGTTGCACGATGGTGGGAGAGCAGATTGCACCAGACCTATCATGGTTGCACGATGGTGGGAGAACAGATTGCAGGGCACCGACCTTGGTTGGCTCCAGGATACCAGCTACAACATGATTGACCATGGATTGATATTGCCTTTGTGGAGAGGTGGCACGAGGAGACTTCCAGCTTCCACCTTCCGTTTGGGGAGATGACAATCacacttgatgatgtggcctcTTTGCTGCATATCC
It encodes:
- the LOC11437095 gene encoding probable beta-1,4-xylosyltransferase IRX9H, translating into MASFRRTLSPAYHDRHYINGDGTAFSPSSPSHKLPSSNTNYSAIASSFQRLIGGVFMRRYNRKGQWRKVAFRCVLCFFVGFLLGMFPFGNLIHEIPQQQRENNDNIIAFDINKTPQSDAKSILNNRVLKKHVSVGGGDADDEDEDKKGKGFMIEQVSLSSNMNAEKDNENLKERELGESEKIDIVARKQLIIVTPTYNRSFQSYFLNRLGQVLRLVPPPLLWVVVEMNSASMETAELLRKTGVMYRHLVCTKNSTDVKDRGVHQRNKALEHIEHHKLDGIVYFADDDNVYSLDLFQTIRDISRFGTWPVAMLAPSKNKAILEGPVCNGSQVLGWHTNEKSKRLRRFHVDMSGFAFNSTILWDPKRWRRPTSNPIRQLDSVKEGFQETTFIEQLVEDESQMEGSPPGCKKIMNWHLHLNVHNIVYPKGWMLEKNLDAVIHIK